GGGGGCTTCGCCGTGACACCAGAGGGCGAGGTGACGGTGGATCCCGTGGTCGCAGAGCCCTGGTTCCTCGACTCCCGGCTCTTCAGGCTCCGGCTGGTCCTCAACGCGCTCACCGTTCCGCACGTCTTCCTGGGCGGCGACGCCGCAGCGTACGAGAGGCATCGCAACCGCGCCGAGCGGTCCGTCGCCCTGCTCGCCCTGTCCCTGGTCAACGAGGACGAGGAGTTCACAGTCCATGACGTCTTACGCGCGCTGACGGGAGACCCTGGCGGTGTGTGCGGTGAGGACCACCTCGGTTACGACGAGGCGCTGGGCCGATCCCCGGCGCTGTTCTCCTCACTGCAACGCGGGATGAGCCCGCTCGTGGCCGATGGTGCCGTCAGCACGCGGGACGGCATCCACCTGCGGCAGGACAGCGACCAACGCCGACAGCTGCTGAGGGCGCTGCGCGAGACCCCGGTGGGCGCGTAGTCGCGCCCACCGGGGGAACCACCTGCTACATCCGATCCGGGGCCTGGAGGCCGAGCAGGTCCAGGCCCCGGGCCAGCGTCTGTGCGGTCAGACGGCACAGGGCCACCCGGTTCGCCCGCATGGCCGGCGTCTCCGCCTTGAGGACCGGGCAGGCGCCGTAGAAGTCCGTGAGGGCTTTGGCCAGGGAGAACAGGTACCCGCACAGCCGGTGCGGCTCCAACTCCTGGGCAACCTCGCGAACGGCGGCGTCGAAGCCGTCCAGTAGAAGAATCAGCGCGCGCTCCGCGGGGTGCAGCGGCAGGGAGGCGTCGACGGGCTGGCCCAGGGCCTCCTTCGGAGCCTTGCTGAGGATGGTCCGGACCCGGGCGTGGGCGTACTGCATGTAGACGCCGGTGTTGCCCTGGAGCGAGACCATCTGGGCGATGTCGAAAACGTAGTTCTTCGCGCGTGACGTCGACAGATCGGCGTACTTGACCGCGCCGATCCCGGCAGCCTGGATCACCTGCTCCATCGCGTCGCCGGTCAGGTCGTGCGGCTTGTCGGCGATTGCCTCTCGAGCGCCCTCGACCGCCGCGTCCAGGAGCTCCGACAGCCGCACCGTGCCGCCGGAGCGGGTCTTGAACGGGGTGCCGCCAGGGCCCATCACAGTCCCGAACGGCACATGGACGGCCTCGACGTCGTCGGTGAGCCAGCCGGCCCGGCGGGCGGTGGCGAAGACCATCTGGAAGTGCAGGGACTGCCGGGCGTCGACGACGTACAGGATCCGGTCGGCTTCGAGCTTCCGGATCCGGTGGCGAATGGTGGCCAGGTCGGTGGCCGCGTAGCCGTAGCCACCGTCCTTCTTGCGCACGATCAGCGGCGCCGGCTCGCCGTCCGGGCCGGTCACGTCGTCGAAGAACACGCACAGCGCGCCGTCGCTGTCGACCGCGATGCCAGCCTCGACCAACTCTTCGACGACCTCCTCCAGGAACGGGTTGTAGGTCGACTCGCCAGCGGAGTCCTGCTCGGTCAGCAGGACTCCGAGCCGGTCGTAGAGCTGCTGGAACGCCTGGGTGGACACCGCGACCAGCTCGCGCCACACGGCCAGCGTGGTCTCGTCGCCGCCTTGCAGGGCCACCACCCGCTGCCGGGCACGCTCGACGAACTCGGGGTCGGCGTCGAACTTCTGCCGTGCTGCCCGGTACAGGCCGTCGAGCGCGGAGACCTGCTCGCCGACATCGGCACCCCCGGCACCACCCCGCCACTGTGCTTCGGGGTGCTCATCGATGTACTGGATCAGCATGCCGAACTGGGTTCCCCAGTCACCCAGGTGGTTCTGCCGGACGACATCGCCACCGAGGAAGGTCAGCACCCGGACGAGCGAGTCACCGATAACGGTCGTCCGCAGGTGGCCGACGTGCATCTCCTTGGCGATGTTCGGCGCCGAGTAGTCGATGACGGTGCGCGTGCCAGCCAGCGGCAGGCCGATGCCCAGCCGGTGGTCCGCGAGCCGGGC
The sequence above is a segment of the Kitasatospora sp. NBC_00240 genome. Coding sequences within it:
- the argS gene encoding arginine--tRNA ligase yields the protein MTEVIAAISLAEQAVSAAMARVLPPELSERDPLVRPSEHADFQSNVAMSLAKQAGRPPRDLAQTLQGELDGGLISSSLSGPGFLNLTVADSQLWGQVEARLADHRLGIGLPLAGTRTVIDYSAPNIAKEMHVGHLRTTVIGDSLVRVLTFLGGDVVRQNHLGDWGTQFGMLIQYIDEHPEAQWRGGAGGADVGEQVSALDGLYRAARQKFDADPEFVERARQRVVALQGGDETTLAVWRELVAVSTQAFQQLYDRLGVLLTEQDSAGESTYNPFLEEVVEELVEAGIAVDSDGALCVFFDDVTGPDGEPAPLIVRKKDGGYGYAATDLATIRHRIRKLEADRILYVVDARQSLHFQMVFATARRAGWLTDDVEAVHVPFGTVMGPGGTPFKTRSGGTVRLSELLDAAVEGAREAIADKPHDLTGDAMEQVIQAAGIGAVKYADLSTSRAKNYVFDIAQMVSLQGNTGVYMQYAHARVRTILSKAPKEALGQPVDASLPLHPAERALILLLDGFDAAVREVAQELEPHRLCGYLFSLAKALTDFYGACPVLKAETPAMRANRVALCRLTAQTLARGLDLLGLQAPDRM